TGAAGAACAGGATTGGTTAATTCCCTGGTTAGAGCAAGAGCGGCAAAACCGACCACAATTACAGTTAGATGGGCCAATCCCGCCAGATACGATGTGGGTTAAACCTGGGCAAGCTTGGTATGGAAATTCTTTAGTACAAAATCCTGCTGATGGGTATTTGGCACTTTACCACGACCAAGGCTTAATTCCTGTGAAGCTGATGGCATTTGATCGAGCGGTTAATACTTCTATTGGTCTTCCCTTCGTTCGGACTTCACCAGATCATGGAACAGCCTTTGATATTGCGGATAAGGGAATTGCTGATGCTACGAGTATGAAAGCAGCAATACATTTAGCGGCTGAGTTGGTCAGTCAAAGATTGGCGGTCAATACGGTTCGGTTAAGGCAAGAGACGCGATAAATCGCCGTCTTTACAAGAATCAGTCTTTTGTAGAGACGGCGATTTATCGCGTCTTTGTTATCTAGAGTTTTCTTCTATAGGAGTAGTTAGGTTATGCAGTCAGCGAACACAGAAACTCAATTGAATATCAGGAAATATTCTTCCCCGATAAACTGTGCGACTAGACTTTGGATTAGTCATTGTTATTTTTCTCTATCTACTTATAACTTTAAATACGCTTTTTTATCTCCATTAATAGACAATGCTGCAAATACTCATTAACTACGAATTACGTAGCTTGTTTCTCACCGGAAGCGAGTATTATGAATTAGTAATCTCATCGGGTGCTTCAAACTTGTAACCATAGCCCCGCACAGTTTTAATAAACTCTGGTACGCTGGTATCGACTTCCATTTTCTTACGCAATTGACCAATATGCACATCAACCACCCGTCCATCTCCTATGTAGTCGCAACCCCAGATTTTTTGGATTAATTGTGGGCGACTCCAAGCTTGATTAGGATGACTTGCTAAAAAATGTAAAATATTAAATTCCAGTGCTGTTAAAGCCAGAGGTTTATCATTAAGTGTTACCTCTCGACCCTCTGGATTAATTGCTAACTGCTTGAAAACGATCCGTTGTGTTGGGGAAGGGTTGATGTAGCGTATCCGCCTCAAAAGAGCTTCGACTCTAACTTCAACTTCTGCAAGACTAAATGGTTTAGTCATGAAGTCATCAGCACCCGCGCTTAAGATTTTAATTTTATCAGCCTCATCAGTCCTACTAGTGAGTATCAGCACTAAAACATTAGTACGACTCTGCATCTCTTGGCAGAGGCTATAACCAGTAACATCCGGCAAATTCCAATCCAGAATTACTAAAGCTGGGTTAAATTGCTCAAACAACGATAAAGCAGTCTTACCATCTGCTGCCGACTCTATTTGATATTTCCGACTTAAAAAACGATAGACGAGATTTCGCACGCCGAAGTCATCATCGACAATCAGAATTTTGGGAGTCGTATCGGTAATCATAACCATAATGCTGCCTATTGTGGATTCTGCAATTCGCTGTTATGCCAGTTTGGCTTTATGTGTTTTTGTTGAGAGTGTATTCACGCGCATCTCTGCTGAGTGCGATCGCTACTGTAGTATTTGTGTACAATTAATTTTCCATGAAGTTTATAAAAACTTCAGCCATTGTAATGCTGATAAAATGTATGACTGTTGTATGATTTTTGTATAATCTTGAATTTATTTTGTATAGCTGTAAAGCTTGACACTTAGATTTAAGTATAATCATAAACTATCTCCGTAACCGCAAATAGTCTCAAGACACATCCAAAAGTGACGGTAATTACTACAACTTTAAAAAAGCAACATAATTTTCTGAATAATTAAGTTAAGTTTCTACAAAGGTTGACAAACTAACTTATAGCGGTTCTTGTTCATGTAAGGTACACCCATAGGGGTAATACTCTGCGGTCAGCTGCAACTCATGGAGACGCACTCGCGTTCGCGTCTACGTGAATTGCCCCTACTTGCGATATAATTCGTACCGCATCTGAGTAGGAACCGCTATATCAGCCAATCTGAATTTTCAAGGGATCTGGAAAATCTCTCTCCTAAAAGGGGCTAGGTTTTTCGTGGGCTTTTCCATACAACGTGAAAAGTTAGATCAGTCAATCTAGATTTTCAACTCCTATTTACCTAACTGGAATTTAGCTAGCAAGTATGTTCTCTTGAAGAAAATCTACCCTAGTGTATTTACATATAGCTACCCTCTTAAGCATATACTATAGTACAAATTTCAGCCTGAGACTATGACCAGCCAAGGACTGAGAGCATCACCAGAAGGTATAAGGGCAGCAAAAACAGCTTTAACAGACAAAACTTGGAGTCAGCATAAATTAGCAACAGCTTTAGGCATTACACGTCAACCAGTTTCAAAATTTTTTGCAGGTGAGTCGGTTTCTCGTTCTTGTTTTGTGCAAATTTGCCAACAGCTAGGGTTATCTTGGCAAAAGGTTGCTGGCTTACCTGAAGATGTGGCATTTGAGACAACTCCTAAAACACAATTCAAAAGTGCTGATCTTGATACACTGGTGCGGGAAGTGCGGCAAAAACGCCAAGATAAAATTCAAGACCAGTGCAGTACCTTGCAAATGTTAGATATTGCCCAAACAGTCCAACTGATAGATATTTACACCGATATTAATGTTTTAGAGAAGATCGCTAATCTGCAATGGCGAGAAATTTCTGACCTGTTGAAAGACTTCAAATCTGAATCAAATTTTAATCAACTTGCAGGATACAAGGGTCAGAGAAAATTACCAGGCTTAGAAGTGGTATTGCGGCACTCAAAACTAATGGTGCTGGGTAAACCAGGATCGGGTAAAACCACATTTTTACAATATTTAGCTATTGAGTGTAACAAAGGCAAGTTTCAGCCAAACC
This Nostoc sp. C052 DNA region includes the following protein-coding sequences:
- a CDS encoding response regulator transcription factor; this encodes MVMITDTTPKILIVDDDFGVRNLVYRFLSRKYQIESAADGKTALSLFEQFNPALVILDWNLPDVTGYSLCQEMQSRTNVLVLILTSRTDEADKIKILSAGADDFMTKPFSLAEVEVRVEALLRRIRYINPSPTQRIVFKQLAINPEGREVTLNDKPLALTALEFNILHFLASHPNQAWSRPQLIQKIWGCDYIGDGRVVDVHIGQLRKKMEVDTSVPEFIKTVRGYGYKFEAPDEITNS